One segment of Thermococcus sp. DNA contains the following:
- a CDS encoding archease: MRTWEHYEHTADIGVRGYGSTLEEAFEAVALGLFDVMVDVKKVEPRECREVEVEEEDLEALLYSFLEELLVLHDMEGLVFGDVKVEIEKTEDGYKLKAKACGEALSEKHEPKEEVKAITYHDMKIEKLPDGRWMAQFVPDL; the protein is encoded by the coding sequence ATGAGAACCTGGGAGCATTACGAGCACACCGCTGACATAGGCGTTCGCGGTTATGGTTCAACCCTTGAGGAGGCCTTTGAGGCGGTAGCGCTTGGCCTTTTCGACGTTATGGTTGACGTGAAGAAGGTCGAGCCGAGGGAGTGCAGGGAGGTAGAGGTTGAGGAAGAGGACTTGGAGGCACTCCTCTATTCGTTCCTTGAGGAACTCCTCGTGCTTCATGACATGGAGGGGCTTGTATTTGGAGACGTGAAGGTCGAGATAGAGAAGACAGAGGATGGGTACAAACTCAAGGCTAAGGCCTGTGGTGAAGCGCTGAGCGAGAAGCACGAGCCAAAGGAGGAAGTGAAGGCCATAACCTACCACGACATGAAGATTGAGAAAC
- the panB gene encoding 3-methyl-2-oxobutanoate hydroxymethyltransferase has protein sequence MREVTPKKIREMKGREKITMVTAYDYPSALLADRAGIDIVFVGDSLGMVVYGDENTLNVTMEQMVFHTRAVARAVKRALVLADMPFSSYEVSVEEGVRNAVRLIQAGADAVKIEGGTDHEKLVKKLVRMGIPVIGHTGLTPQRYLRLGGYRIMGETEEEIEEILRDAKALERAGAFAVVLEFTLADVAKLVTEEVSIPTIGIGSGPWVDGQVLVWHDVLGIYENSPPFAKRYANLNEVIIKALKDYNREVKVGEFPSGEHYWEYQDKEDFERKAKDVLKRLNL, from the coding sequence ATGAGGGAGGTAACACCGAAAAAAATCCGCGAGATGAAGGGGAGGGAGAAAATCACGATGGTTACAGCATACGATTATCCCTCCGCGCTTCTGGCCGATAGAGCAGGGATTGACATCGTCTTCGTTGGCGATTCCCTTGGGATGGTTGTTTACGGCGATGAGAACACGCTGAACGTGACCATGGAGCAGATGGTATTCCACACGAGGGCTGTGGCAAGGGCTGTAAAGAGAGCACTGGTTTTGGCGGACATGCCCTTTTCCAGCTATGAGGTGAGCGTTGAGGAGGGCGTTAGGAACGCCGTAAGATTGATTCAGGCCGGAGCTGATGCAGTGAAGATTGAGGGCGGTACCGACCACGAGAAGCTCGTGAAAAAGCTCGTAAGAATGGGAATTCCGGTCATAGGGCACACGGGTTTAACGCCCCAGCGATACCTCAGGCTCGGTGGCTACAGAATTATGGGTGAGACGGAAGAAGAAATAGAGGAGATTCTTAGGGACGCGAAGGCCCTTGAAAGGGCAGGAGCCTTTGCCGTTGTCCTTGAGTTTACCCTAGCAGATGTTGCAAAACTTGTAACCGAAGAAGTTTCAATTCCGACCATAGGGATAGGCTCCGGGCCATGGGTCGATGGGCAGGTTCTTGTATGGCACGACGTCCTTGGAATCTATGAGAACTCACCGCCCTTCGCGAAACGCTATGCCAACCTGAACGAGGTCATTATAAAGGCCCTTAAGGACTACAACCGCGAGGTTAAAGTTGGAGAATTTCCAAGCGGTGAGCACTACTGGGAGTATCAGGATAAGGAGGACTTTGAGAGAAAGGCGAAGGATGTTCTCAAAAGGCTTAACTTATGA